Proteins encoded by one window of Arabidopsis thaliana chromosome 2, partial sequence:
- a CDS encoding Beta-galactosidase related protein (Beta-galactosidase related protein; FUNCTIONS IN: hydrolase activity, hydrolyzing O-glycosyl compounds; INVOLVED IN: carbohydrate metabolic process; CONTAINS InterPro DOMAIN/s: Glycoside hydrolase, family 35 (InterPro:IPR001944); BEST Arabidopsis thaliana protein match is: Ribonuclease H-like superfamily protein (TAIR:AT1G10000.1); Has 30201 Blast hits to 17322 proteins in 780 species: Archae - 12; Bacteria - 1396; Metazoa - 17338; Fungi - 3422; Plants - 5037; Viruses - 0; Other Eukaryotes - 2996 (source: NCBI BLink).), giving the protein MVPLDWSDSYLCRVQMLSLFWTLPEILFPTYCLLPFTVKKIDIMIPPLRSGYYQRFFTSLPTHSPIIEFSHVLIYCLDNLQSSVCLGKYGIMTMSSRGGYRLFLNLVNPSASSVEHLFKSSDALFARAAYDHLVVEDFAKLAFMLIYYTFKLSDATGQQLLDRHIAIDASCCRCGEPETILHMLFHCQFAQLVWSPTPFARHWASVGAGSVREGLITGCKLACLPPTGIASGPLAPWICWSLWKSRNQKVFSTRFFTPEETLLKAITNAKEWLAAQGKSPDGSWRNDLKAAGLGWTFTNPAGLTSHHSALCKNVSSPFMAESLACGAVVLEAVRAGADSFLLESDYQQLVVAINARLVLLEVHGIISYIFLSIGRFSHFLCRFIPLSTNVVADSLAKQCLSLYGQNIC; this is encoded by the exons ATGGTTCCTTTAGATTGGTCTGATAGTTACCTTTGTCGAGTTCAGATGTTAAGTTTATTTTGGACCCTACCCGAGATCCTCTTCCCCACCTATTGCCTTTTGCCCTTTACAGTGAAGAAGATTGACATTATGATACCGCCTCTACGGAGTGGGTATTACCAAAGATTTTTCACCTCTCTACCTACCCATTCACCAATTATCGAGTTCAGTCATGTGTTAATATATTGCTTGGATAATTTGCAATCCTCTGTTTGTTTGGGAAAGTACGGCATTATGACCATGTCTTCAAGAGGTGGTTACCGTCTCTTTCTCAACCTCGTTAACCCGTCAGCCTCCTCCGTGGAGCACCTTTTCAAAAGCTCAGATGCATTGTTTGCAAGAGCTGCTTATGATCACTTGGTGGTCGAGGATTTCGCGAAGCTCGCCTTCATG cttatatattatacatttaaaCTTTCGGATGCGACTGGTCAACAACTCTTGGATAGACATATTGCCATTGATGCTTCTTGCTGTAGGTGTGGAGAGCCGGAGACTATTCTTCACATGTTGTTTCACTGCCAGTTTGCGCAGTTAGTGTGGAGTCCGACACCGTTTGCAAGACACTGGGCAAGTGTTGGAGCAGGGAGTGTTCGAGAAGGCTTGATCACCGGTTGTAAGCTTGCATGTCTACCGCCGACTGGAATTGCTTCGGGGCCTTTAGCTCCTTGGATCTGCTGGAGTCTATGGAAATCAAGGAACCAAAAAGTGTTTAGTACCAGGTTCTTCACCCCAGAAGAAACTTTGTTAAAGGCTATCACGAATGCTAAGGAGTGGCTGGCAGCTCAAGGCAAATCAC CTGACGGATCATGGCGCAATGATCTAAAGGCAGCTGGCTTAGGGTGGACCTTCACCAATCCGGCTGGTCTTACCTCTCATCATTCTGCTCTTTGCAAGAATGTATCATCACCTTTCATGGCGGAATCTTTGGCCTGTGGAGCTGTTGTCTTGGAAGCGGTCAGGGCAGGGGCGGATAGCTTCCTCCTAGAATCTGACTATCAACAATTGGTCGTCGCAATCAATGCCCGATTAGTTTTATTGGAAGTTCATGGAATCATTTCATATATCTTCCTTAGCATTGGTAGATTTTCTCACTTCTTATGTCGCTTCATTCCTCTGTCAACTAATGTTGTGGCTGATTCACTTGCTAAACAATGTCTTAGTTTGTACGGACAAAACATTTGTTGA
- the XTH4 gene encoding xyloglucan endotransglucosylase/hydrolase 4 (xyloglucan endotransglucosylase/hydrolase 4 (XTH4); FUNCTIONS IN: hydrolase activity, acting on glycosyl bonds, xyloglucan:xyloglucosyl transferase activity; INVOLVED IN: response to auxin stimulus, response to mechanical stimulus, response to low light intensity stimulus, unidimensional cell growth; LOCATED IN: in 6 components; EXPRESSED IN: 24 plant structures; EXPRESSED DURING: 15 growth stages; CONTAINS InterPro DOMAIN/s: Xyloglucan endotransglucosylase/hydrolase (InterPro:IPR016455), Beta-glucanase (InterPro:IPR008264), Xyloglucan endo-transglycosylase, C-terminal (InterPro:IPR010713), Concanavalin A-like lectin/glucanase, subgroup (InterPro:IPR013320), Glycoside hydrolase, family 16, active site (InterPro:IPR008263), Concanavalin A-like lectin/glucanase (InterPro:IPR008985), Glycoside hydrolase, family 16 (InterPro:IPR000757); BEST Arabidopsis thaliana protein match is: xyloglucan endotransglucosylase/hydrolase 5 (TAIR:AT5G13870.1); Has 2146 Blast hits to 2126 proteins in 304 species: Archae - 0; Bacteria - 263; Metazoa - 0; Fungi - 414; Plants - 1383; Viruses - 0; Other Eukaryotes - 86 (source: NCBI BLink).), with translation MTVSSSPWALMALFLMVSSTMVMAIPPRKAIDVPFGRNYVPTWAFDHQKQFNGGSELQLILDKYTGTGFQSKGSYLFGHFSMHIKLPAGDTAGVVTAFYLSSTNNEHDEIDFEFLGNRTGQPAILQTNVFTGGKGNREQRIYLWFDPSKAYHTYSILWNMYQIVFFVDNIPIRTFKNAKDLGVRFPFNQPMKLYSSLWNADDWATRGGLEKTNWANAPFVASYKGFHIDGCQASVEAKYCATQGRMWWDQKEFRDLDAEQWRRLKWVRMKWTIYNYCTDRTRFPVMPAECKRDRDA, from the exons ATGactgtttcttcatctccatgGGCTCTCATGGCTCTCTTTCTAATGGTTTCTTCAACAATGGTAATGGCTATTCCTCCACGCAAGGCCATTGATGTACCATTTGGTCGTAACTACGTCCCAACTTGGGCTTTTGACCACCAGAAACAGTTCAATGGCGGTTCCGAACTTCAGCTTATCCTCGACAAATACACTG GCACAGGATTTCAATCAAAGGGGTCATATTTGTTTGGACATTTTAGTATGCACATAAAGCTTCCAGCTGGTGACACAGCCGGAGTTGTCACAGCTTTCTAT CTATCATCTACCAACAATGAGCATGACGAGATAGACTTTGAGTTCCTTGGAAACAGAACAGGACAACCAGCTATATTACAGACAAATGTATTCACAGGAGGAAAGGGAAACAGAGAACAACGAATCTATCTCTGGTTTGATCCTTCTAAGGCTTATCACACTTACTCAATCCTTTGGAACATGTACCAGATCGT ATTCTTTGTTGACAACATACCAATCCGAACGTTCAAGAATGCTAAGGATCTAGGAGTACGTTTCCCATTCAACCAACCAATGAAGCTTTACTCAAGCCTTTGGAACGCGGATGATTGGGCCACGAGAGGCGGTTTAGAGAAGACCAATTGGGCCAATGCACCTTTCGTTGCATCTTACAAAGGATTCCACATAGATGGTTGCCAAGCTTCTGTGGAAGCCAAGTACTGTGCCACACAAGGCCGCATGTGGTGGGATCAGAAAGAGTTCCGTGACCTTGACGCTGAACAATGGCGTCGTCTCAAATGGGTTCGTATGAAGTGGACCATCTACAACTACTGTACCGACCGGACTAGGTTCCCGGTTATGCCAGCTGAATGTAAAAGGGACAGAGACGCATAA
- the XTH4 gene encoding xyloglucan endotransglucosylase/hydrolase 4, which translates to MCIKTGTGFQSKGSYLFGHFSMHIKLPAGDTAGVVTAFYLSSTNNEHDEIDFEFLGNRTGQPAILQTNVFTGGKGNREQRIYLWFDPSKAYHTYSILWNMYQIVFFVDNIPIRTFKNAKDLGVRFPFNQPMKLYSSLWNADDWATRGGLEKTNWANAPFVASYKGFHIDGCQASVEAKYCATQGRMWWDQKEFRDLDAEQWRRLKWVRMKWTIYNYCTDRTRFPVMPAECKRDRDA; encoded by the exons ATGTGTATAAAAACAGGCACAGGATTTCAATCAAAGGGGTCATATTTGTTTGGACATTTTAGTATGCACATAAAGCTTCCAGCTGGTGACACAGCCGGAGTTGTCACAGCTTTCTAT CTATCATCTACCAACAATGAGCATGACGAGATAGACTTTGAGTTCCTTGGAAACAGAACAGGACAACCAGCTATATTACAGACAAATGTATTCACAGGAGGAAAGGGAAACAGAGAACAACGAATCTATCTCTGGTTTGATCCTTCTAAGGCTTATCACACTTACTCAATCCTTTGGAACATGTACCAGATCGT ATTCTTTGTTGACAACATACCAATCCGAACGTTCAAGAATGCTAAGGATCTAGGAGTACGTTTCCCATTCAACCAACCAATGAAGCTTTACTCAAGCCTTTGGAACGCGGATGATTGGGCCACGAGAGGCGGTTTAGAGAAGACCAATTGGGCCAATGCACCTTTCGTTGCATCTTACAAAGGATTCCACATAGATGGTTGCCAAGCTTCTGTGGAAGCCAAGTACTGTGCCACACAAGGCCGCATGTGGTGGGATCAGAAAGAGTTCCGTGACCTTGACGCTGAACAATGGCGTCGTCTCAAATGGGTTCGTATGAAGTGGACCATCTACAACTACTGTACCGACCGGACTAGGTTCCCGGTTATGCCAGCTGAATGTAAAAGGGACAGAGACGCATAA